A section of the Lujinxingia vulgaris genome encodes:
- a CDS encoding DUF2200 domain-containing protein: MTKHRIYTTSFASVYPLYVKKAERKGRTRAEVDEIICWLTGYSPDELAAHIEKETDFETFFAEASNINPARTLIKGVVCGVRVEEVEEPTMREIRYLDKLIDELAKGKAMEKILRA, from the coding sequence ATGACAAAACACCGCATCTACACCACCAGCTTCGCCAGCGTGTACCCCCTCTACGTCAAAAAAGCCGAACGTAAAGGCCGCACCCGGGCCGAGGTCGACGAAATCATCTGCTGGCTGACCGGCTACTCCCCCGACGAGCTGGCCGCCCACATCGAAAAAGAGACCGATTTCGAGACCTTTTTCGCCGAGGCCAGCAACATCAACCCCGCACGCACCCTCATCAAAGGCGTCGTCTGCGGCGTCCGCGTCGAAGAGGTCGAAGAGCCCACGATGCGCGAGATCCGCTACCTCGACAAACTCATCGACGAGCTCGCGAAGGGTAAGGCCATGGAGAAGATCCTCCGCGCATAA